The Liolophura sinensis isolate JHLJ2023 chromosome 6, CUHK_Ljap_v2, whole genome shotgun sequence genomic sequence AATGAAGACCGACCGATTGAGTTTCTGAGAAAGGAACATTGCGTCAAACACGATTAGATATCCGCCaagccaagctcatttaactgaATCCATGCATTTATCATACTCGTATATTTTACTGAATATTCTGTAAGACTTTTTTTACTTGACGGTGGTCAGGGTTTTTAGTGAGAACAAAGCCgtggaagaaaataaaattttaagtgAAGATTGCGGGACAGCGTCCTGTCAGATCTTGCCTGAGCTTTGATGCAGTTAATAAGAAAGCACCTTGCTAGCCGGTTCCATGGTGTGAATATGATGATAATTGGTTTCACTTATAGAACCCTAACTCACCCATTCAAAAAGTAACTGAAGCACTTTCTATTTTGTATGAATAAGGAAGACAGCGTCCAGGAAAGGAATAAAGTTTACATAACAACgacaaaacatttacaatacaaacaacaaattaatCAGGCTCGCAGCCAGGTCCGATCAGACACTAATTCCTGTACTAATTTACGAAACCTTCTAAACGGAAACAGCAACCAGACAGCGCATGCTCTGTATGCAGATGGGAAAGATCGCATTCGCTGTAGTTGGAGGTAAATATTCATaactgaaaatatatgtaaatatgtacaggcCTATTGTACAAATCCAACAAGCACCTGGGTGGTAAAAATTTCCTCGTCTTCAATCTGCAAAGGGTAGTGCGGAGGACACATACTCAAGGCCTTTAACTCATCGAATTTATACATAAAGCCTGATTTGACTACTGgtaaaaatagaaataatattgttattcaTTGGGACATTGACAGCTACCCTGCATGTCACTGATACATGATTACATTTGCCTCTAGTTAAGTTACGCGCCGCATCCATTGTCAATGTTTGTGACTTCTGTGTACACGGGCAAGAGACAGTGATAAGTACAAAATGGCAACAGGAGTGGGGAATGGGTACGGGGGTGTTGGTGTGAAAGGGTTGACAAGGAGTGGACCGTTCAAGGTGATAAGCCAACACTGCTGTATCCAACAGGTCAAATAGATTCGGTAAACTTGTTTTTACAACGTTGTGAACTAAAACTAATcatatgttttaattattttatacaatGTCTTAACGACTTTATTACAATGTTATAAACTTAATATCACTCGTCAGCACCATCCTGGACTCCACACCCCGCCAAAGTTTTTGGGGTCACCTGCCGGGTCATCTGGAAGATCACCTGCAGGAACCATGCTCTTCCGGTAATTCTCCAACCTGTCCCGCATCATGGAGACTATTTGCGGAAGTTGGCTGGCTAAGTCAAAATGTTCCGTGGGATCAGCTAAAAAGCAAATGGAAAAGAAGCAGACGGTTCGGTCAGTTGACAGGTTAGCCAATCAATTTATGCAAAAGGTTAAACACACAATTTACCAAAATAGTGTTACGATGCAATCAGTTAACTTCAATATTTCAACGTTAATTTTTTGTCATACACCCATACATAACGATCCCAATTTCGTTTTTTAATACATCTATTGAAAGCAGGCATTTCTTTCCTAAGGTATACGCCAGACAGCGTGTTCACAGTGTTCACTAGCAGTGTTTCGCATATAGAGAAAAGTCCTTTACCTTCAATGTCATACAATCTGTAAGTGTCGTTTCGCCGTTGATAATAGAGGGATGAGTCCACCTCCAGATCGCTGTCTACAGTAGGCGGAGGGTACCATCCGTTATACCTACCTGCTGACCCTTTGATAAGTTTGTATTTACCAACCCTGCAACAAATGTATATCAAACTAGAACGCGAATGTCCGAAATATCGTTCGCATCCCAGCCCTAGcaatggttagcgtgctagcgcagcacaattgCCCAGGAAACAATCACCAACATCACTAAGaattcaagtctagctcatgcttgTTTCTTTTCCGCTCGTAAGTGGGAAAGccaactgcggatggtcgtgggtcccccccatcccccccccccccccaccaccaccaccgaccTTGTTCCCACCATACTGGCGACCGATGGCGTATGAGTGAAATTACGACGTAAAGCTCCAATTacattaatacataaataccttTTCTTGCAGCAAGCCTGCATGGGCTCGTATTGTAGCTGGAGCAAACCAGTCGAACTAAGTATCAGCAGCATTATAACATACCTTATTGCTGCGTTCTCTGCTATGTCATTGATGTTATACACAAACTCAGTACGAGCCGACGGCGCTCCTTCACTCACAGTAGCCCACTGATTAACTCCGTCTGTGGTAGGGTCTGTAAACGTAAAGTGTATTTCAACATAATTTTTTCACCCTGTACCCATAAAACAATCATGGAATCGTTTACGGTATAGACTGACAAGAGATTTTGCATAGACATAATCtggaaaatattacaaatacGATTATGTCAATCTTTTAGGCTAAAGTTACGCGAATTTAAATGGATTTTCCAGCGATTTAAATGGCCAAACTAATGTAGCTTGACTGGTTCTTCGCTACTTTAAAATCGCAACGTAACAGGGAGCAGGGACGTCGCTctggaaaacagaaaacaaaaaaaatgttacgaaggttaaacaatggctttacagAGCATTAGGCCTACAACCCAGCCAATGCGTTGGCATTGTCTCACGCGTATACAGGGACTTGTTAAGCTGTTTACGTCTGTTGGTCACTTACCCGGTGTTGCACCAGCAAGATGTAGAATTGTAGGAAACCAGTCAACAGCATGGATCATTCTACAAGAAACAAGAATGTAATTGAAAGAAACTtacaaaagacaaataaaaacaaacaaaacctcGAATCGAATACGTGAAATCTCTACTTGAAACTGCTCATGTCTTTTGGAGTCTTTCGAGTGTAAGCTGAACACACGAACTTACTCTGTGTTCGTATAGCGGGTTTTATTCATCAAGTTCTTGCTGTAGACAAAAGCTGACCCCTTAGTACCACCTTCCCATAAAGTCGCCTTAGCACCTCTTAGCGGAAAGTTGTTTGCTCCTCCAACAATCGGGCCGCCGTTCTTAAAATACATAACAATCGTGAGTATATATCGTGATATAGTTAAAATGCTTTTCTCATTCTCACAAAGGTTCTAGTCTCTCAATACCGATCAATTCGAACATAAAAATTGACAAACAAACAGTCTGAGTTATAGTAATCATTTCTGTTTCATACAAAATTGAGTCTGGGCACAATCACACTTCTTTGTTTCTTCCATAAAAATATGCCATATTGTCCACTTACATCAGTTGTGAAAATGATAACGCTATTTTCCATCAAGCCCGTCGACTCAAGAGCTCTGGTGATGTTTCCCACAGCCTCATCCATGGCAGTAACCATTCCTGAAAAAACACAGGACCGGAAGTATacagaattttattttcatccAGATATAAACATAGCATACTCAACGAAAAGTAGCAAATTTCCTGTACATCTGTTCAACACGCTTATTACAAAACAGAAAGAATTATAGTGGCAGTTATCACAGATCAGTGTGGCAATACACCCATACCTCATTCCAtgtataattaataataaactgCTTTTCTAGCACTAACATGTCCTGCGCCCTTACCGACTATTGCAGGACGACCTTACGGTAAGTTGTTGGTAAAGTACCTGCTGAGGAGTGATAGTCTCCTCTGTACCATTGAGCACGTTTTCAAACCTTACCACTATCTGATACGTAAGTAAAATAATCCTCAGCCCACTGGCAATATTGGCTAAACTGTTCTAATCCAATCATTTTGGAAAACTGTATTATAATCATGTCGATAATGCATGACTTTTACCAAAGGCATCTATAAGTGAGAGCATTTTTGTCTTACCACTGAACACTCGTCTTTTGTAATTGTGGATATGTGCGTACATATCTTCGTATTTCTTGGGCACCTACAAacaatatacagaaaaatgtcttCAGTAACAAATCCACATATGTCTAATTCGGCAAATGTTTGGCTTGGAACTGTATGATGTATCGCATAAAATCAGTTATTTTCCGGACAAGGCAAGAATTACTTTAACTCATGGACAGAAAATTATTTGAACTGGATTCGTGACCAGTTAACAATTACATGAAATAATAGCTTTCTGACAACACCTAAACGCCAACgggcatttcatttttgttttatattgttGTGGTGGTTGTTTTGCTTGTTTAGAAGCTGAAACGTTCCTTGCACAAACATATCGAATTTCTATCTATGCAAACCTGATTTTAGCGTAACAAAGTTTAGGCAGTTCGCTTCAGAGATGGACTGCCTAAACCACTGGCTTAACTATATAATTGAGACTTTCAAAATTATTCAGGGGTATGACGACGGCGTTCATTTACCTACTTTCAAGACCGGCTTGGGATATAACTTTGGTATACAGACTGTACAGATGTGCTAACCTGCAATGGTCAATGGACGGCTTACGCTACAGTTTCTCTACAGACCAGGTGTATTTACTAACCAATGGCTCGTGAGGGCCTAGGGACATGCTAGCTCTGCAGAATGACCAGATATACTTACCTGCAATGGTTCGTGAGGGCTAAGGACATGGTAGCTCTGCAGAATGACCAAATATACTAACCTACAATGGCTCGTGAGGGCCTAGGACATAGTGGGCTCTGCAGAATGACCAGATGTGCTTACTAACAATGGCTCAGTGAAGGCCTAGGGCATGGTAGTTTTTGCAGAATGACCAAATATACCAACCTACAATGGCTTGTGAGGGCCTTGGACATGGTGGCTCTGCAGAATGAACCAAATATACTAACCTACAATGATTCGTGAAGGCCTAGGAGATGGTGCTCTGCAGAATGACCAGATGTACTTATCTACAATGGCTCGTGAGGGCCTAGGACATAGTGGCGCTGCAGAATGACCAGATATACTTACCTACAATTTCTCGTGAAGGCCTAGGACATGGTAGCTCTGCAGAATGACCAAATATACTAATCTACAATGGTTTGTGAGGGCCTAGGACATGGTAGCTCTGCAGAATGACCAGATGTACTTACCTACAATGATTCGTGAGGGCCTAGGACATGGTGACTCTGCAGAATGACCAGATGTACTTACCTACAATGGCTCGTGAGGGCCTAGGACATGGTGGCTCTGCAGAATGACCAGATATACTTACCTACAAATGCTCGTGAAGGCCTAGGACATTGTAGCTCTGCAGAATGACCAAATATACTAATCTACAATGGTTTGTGAGGGCCTAGGACATGGTAGCTCTGCAGAATGACCAGATGTACTTACCTACAATGATTTGTGAGGGCCTAGGACATGGTGGCTCTGCAGAATGACCAGATATACTTACCTGCAATGGTTCGTGAGGGCTAAGGACATGGTAGCTCTGCAGAATGACCAAATATACTAACCTACAATGGCTCGTGAGGGCCTAGGACATAGTGGCTCTGCAGAATGACCAGATGTGCTTACTAACAATGGCTCGTGAAGGCCTAGGGCATGGTAGTTTTGCAGAATGACCAAATATACCAACCTACAATGGCTTGTGAGGGCCTTGGACATGGTGGCTCTGCAGAATGACCAAATATACTAACCTACAATGGTTCGTGAAGGCCTAGGAGATGGTGGCTCTGCAGAATGACCAGATGTACTTATCTACAATGGCTCGTGAGGGCCTAGGACATAGTGGCGCTGCAGAATGACCAGATATACTTACCTACAATTTCTCGTGAAGGCCTAGGACATGGTAGCTCTGCAGAATGACCAAATATACTAATCTACAATGGTTTGTGAGGGCCTAGGACATGGTAGCTCTGCAGAATGACCAGATGTACTTACCTACAATGATTCGTGAGGGCCTAGGACATGGTGACTCTGCAGAATGACCAGATGTACTTACCTACAATGGCTCGTGAGGGCCTAGGACATGGTGGCTCTGCAGAATGACCAGATATACTTACCTACAAATGCTCGTGAAGGCCTAGGACATTGTAGCTCTGCAGAATGACCAAATATACTAATCTACAATGGTTTGTGAGGGCCTAGGACATGGTAGCTCTGCAGAATGACCAGATGTACTTACCTACAATGATTTGTGAGGGCCTAGGAAATGGTGGCTCTGCAGAATGACCAGATATACTTACCTACAATGGCTCGTGAAGGCCTAGGACATTGTAGCTCTGCAGAATGACCAAATATACTAATCTACAATGGCTCGTGAGGGCCTAGGACATGCTAGCTCTACAGAATGACCAGATATATTTACCTACAATGGCTCGTGAGGGCCAAGGACATGTGTGGCTCTGCGGAATGACCAGATATACTTACCTACAATGGTTAGTGAGGGTCTAGGACACGCTAGCTCTGCGGAATGACCAAATGTACTAACCTACAATGGTTTGTGTAGGCCTAGGATGTGGTAGCTCTGCGGAATGACGAGTTGTACTTACCTACAATGGTTCGTGAAGGCCTAGGACATGGTAGCTCTGCGGAATGACGAGTTGTACTTACCTACAATGGTTCGTGAAAGCCTAGGACATGGTAGCTCTGCGGAATGACCAGGTGTACTTACATGCAATGGTTCGTGAAGGCCTAGGACATGGTAGCTCTGCGGAATGACCAGAAGTACTTACATGCAATGGTTTGTGAAGCCCTAGGACATGGCAGCTCTGCAGAATGGCTAGATGTACTTACCTGCAATGGTTTGTGAAGCCCCAGGACATGGTAGCTCTGGAGAATGACCAGATGTACTTACCTACAATGGTCCGTAAGTGTGTAGGACATGGTAACTCTGGAGAATGACCAGATGTACCTACATGCAATGGTTTGTGAAGGCCTAGGACACAGTACCTCTGCGGAATGCCGACTTGTACTTACCTGCAATGGTTTGTGACGTCCTAGGACATGGTAGCTCTGTAGTATGACCAGATGTACTGACCTACAATGGTTCGTGAAGGCCTAGGACATGGTAGCTCTGTAGAATGACCAGATGTACTTACCTACAATGGCTCGTGAGAGCCTTGGACATGGTAGTTTTGCAGAATGATCAGATGTACTAACCTACAATGGTTCGTGAGGGCCAAGGACATGGTAGTTTTGCAGAATTACCAGATGTACTAACCTACAATGGTTCGTGAGGGCCAAGGAAATGGAAGTTTCGCAGAATTACCAGATGTACTAACCTACAATGGTTCGTGAGGGCCAAGGACATGGTAATTTTGCAGAATTACCAGACGTACTAACCTACAATGGTTCGTGAGGGCCAAGGACATGGTAACTCTGCAAAATGACCAGATGTACTTACCTGCAATGGTTCGTGAAGGCCAATGTCACGGAAGCTGTGCAGAATGACCAAATATACTTACCTACAATGGTTCGTGAAGGCCTAGGACATGGTAGTTTTGCAGAATGACCAGATGTAGTGCCCTACAATGGTTCATGAAGGCCTAGGATATGGTAGCTCTGCAGAATGACCAGATGTACTACCTGCAATGGTTCGTGAAGGCAAAGGACATGGTAGCTCCGAAGAATTACCAGACGCACTTACCTGCAATGGTTCGTGGACGGCTTGGAATGGCAGGTAAAGAAACAATGGCGTGGCAGGGTCGTGGCCGTTGATTACGTCCACTGCTCTTTGTCCAAACACATactacacaaaaacaaaaacagatctAATATAAATcttccacatttatttattatttatttatttgattggtgttttacgccgtgctcaagaatatttcacatatacgacggcggccagcatgatggtgggaggaaaccgggcagagcccggggaaaacccacgaccatccgcaaatcTTGCACAGATTGGATCTCAAGGCAAAATCAGTTCCTGTGGTATATTTAGGGTATGATTCTTAAAACGACGAGCTGCCCAAAAGGAAACGCAATAATGTTTTGCGTGATGATGATCAGAGAAGTATTTTTAAGATGTCACAAGAGGAGCCTTtatcattttgtcatgttttattcTGTACAGTAACAGgaaataacaatgaaaatagAAATCCTGATCAACGTGAAGAAATTAGCATATCATGGAGAACATTATATTCTCAAAGCATTCTGTAGTACGCCAATAACTCTTTACGGTAATCTTTCGTTTGCAGGCAGGTGAAATATAGATATTGAGATCGTCCTTACCGTCGAGTATGTTCCGTTGGGAAATGTGTAAACTTTGTCGTCAAGCCTTAAGTCATAGCCAGCGTCtgttaaaaaatgtcaaaaatggaAGTAATTCCTCTTATTAACTTGATTACTGTATTATTCCATAAtcaaagattatttcacttataaatgaTCTCCATTTTGGGAGGAGGTCATAATCGCATGGAAACAACAGCACTGCGTGAAGTACGTGATAATTTTTCGGATACTGATATATTATCTCAGATACTTCTAGAGCAAAAGTTCATTTGTCACGGGCTAGCTGACGTTGCCTCACCCaaccattcatttattatttattcaattataaAAGTTATACGCAAAAATTCTTTACATATATGTTAGTTGCTGGgccatatattcatttatcagAGCGCCTTATTACATGCCGggttatttcacttatccacATATGCGATGAAGGTTACATGTGGGGGGAGTCAACCAGAGCAAATAGGAAACAGCGCACCTAGAGCCAGGGTCTGGCTCCAGCATGCAATTTCACTGACCCAACACCAAGTGACAGATCTTTATTCTATGTATCATGCAGTTATCAACCTAGAAGTAGGGCCCGCAGACATTAACATGCCTTTCAAACCTACCTCTGGTGTGAATGTAGTAGTCCTCCGCGCCCAGATAGTAACCGAGGAAAGAATCGAACCCTCGGAAAGTCGGTACGTATTTCCAGTTACAAAATCCCAGATGCCATCTAAAGGTAAAGGCTGTGAAAGTTGGGGATTGAGATTTACTGTCCCCTTCTGGACTATCCTGGTGATTGGGCAGAACCGTGCTCCTACCCAGGAAGGATTTATATTCATGTCTGTCACGTGCGCGCCACATGGACAACGGGACACAGGAGGGAATCGTGAGGCACAGCAGAGAAACAGGAGGGAAACTTGAGACACAGGAGGGAAACGCGAGACACAGCAACGACTGTGAGATACAGTAGGGAAACGGAAGATAAAGCATGGAAACGTGAGATACAGCACGGAAACGTGAGACACAGTAGGGAAATCTGAGATATAGCTATGGGGAACGTGAGACACAGCAGGGAAACGTGACCTACAGCAGTGAAGCAAGAGACACAACAAGGAACATGAGACAAAGCACAGAGTGGTGAGACAGAGTTGGGAAAAGTGAGACAGAGTTGGGAAAAGTAAGACACCGCTATAGGGAAACGTGGGACACATCACGGAAACTTCAGATGCCTCTAGTATGTGCGCTTaaccactgaatgtcatcaaTGTTACCAATTTGCAGAGGTGATGTGTAGAATGCCTTAAAACACAATTCAGTTCAAATATGAAACCGGCGGTTAATAAACATGCAGTTTCCATGGTTATGTGCTGTTATAATTGTTCTCTTTTGAATTTGACAACGATGTGCAGAAACTACTTCGTAACTATATCCTTAAAACTCCTTCATTCCCATTCATCAGGTAACCCACACTTATTCCTTGTTGATTGctttttattttacctgtacAATTACATCTAATTAAGATTTCCATTCTGAATTCGATGTACATTTGGTGTCTGGATTAACTGACCACTTGTGTCCAGAATATCGACAAACCAACACTAACCACTTGTTTCTCTTTTACTCATATCAAAACATATACGTACATTTTAAGTGCGGCATGTGCGGGTGGTATTCAGCTCCAGTCTAACCTTGAGGTGTAAAGTGCAGCCTCTGTGGGTGGGATCCGTTCTACTCTGACCTTGACATGCAAAGTACAGCATCTATGGGTGGTATTCACTTTTACTCTGACCTTGAGATGCAAAGTGCAGCCTCTATGGGTGGTATTCGTTCTACTCTGACCTTGACATGCAAAGTACAGCATCTATGGGTGGTATTCAGTTCTACCTTGGCCTTGACATGCAAAGTACAGCATCTATGGGTGGTATTCAGTTCTACTCTTACCTTGACATGCAAAGTGCAGTATCTATGGGTGGTATTCAGTTCTACT encodes the following:
- the LOC135467691 gene encoding arylsulfatase B-like, coding for MERRKAVHTVVSLLLLICFTLSGCHGATRPHVIFIVADDLGWNDVSWHNPQMITPNLERLARNGVILNSSYVQQVCSPSRNCFMSGKYPYHTGLQNGIIRPLSPRGMPLSVTALPQKLKEVGYSTHMVGKWHLGFCNWKYVPTFRGFDSFLGYYLGAEDYYIHTRDAGYDLRLDDKVYTFPNGTYSTYVFGQRAVDVINGHDPATPLFLYLPFQAVHEPLQVPKKYEDMYAHIHNYKRRVFSGMVTAMDEAVGNITRALESTGLMENSVIIFTTDNGGPIVGGANNFPLRGAKATLWEGGTKGSAFVYSKNLMNKTRYTNTEMIHAVDWFPTILHLAGATPDPTTDGVNQWATVSEGAPSARTEFVYNINDIAENAAIRVGKYKLIKGSAGRYNGWYPPPTVDSDLEVDSSLYYQRRNDTYRLYDIEADPTEHFDLASQLPQIVSMMRDRLENYRKSMVPAGDLPDDPAGDPKNFGGVWSPGWC